In Gallus gallus isolate bGalGal1 chromosome Z, bGalGal1.mat.broiler.GRCg7b, whole genome shotgun sequence, one DNA window encodes the following:
- the ATP6AP1L gene encoding V-type proton ATPase subunit S1-like protein isoform X1, with product MGHAYGRCMQSAYMGARRLSHAGYQSRDDSRWLHLLSITPPGVRGRAAPPSPEEQMCSVWRHRLFSMERNAALRLFVLFSCLGFSASVEHTLTTVDGSSHVVSDQDSLQRTGRRYDGGVKPKFNVNQVAIAQVVSYNLSRKEQLERASWRPFTHSHYSPLNVTINGIPCILFWAKRIMIKFENHTQLDLTEKTFGVHATVDVGDSNCSEDNAMLSLKFGDIGNLKGLVIRLLLTTSYYQLSVQNWFSLQRLQLIYNHSVQATFNATRIYAPASYSFHCEHVSSLQRYDALLIPSSANDVSKLWEVTFIDFQIQGFNIQEGHFAYAKDCASFFSPAILMGLVMSLILLLVLAYALHMLIHLKSLDRHYECKASPAYFAQMKDSDMGDEKEPLRSSGNESYELRSQQFCKIYI from the exons ATGGGCCATGCCTACGGTCGGTGCATGCAGTCAGCATACATGGGAGCACGCAGACTTTCTCACGCTGGGTACCAGAGCAGGGACGACTCTCGTTGGCTGCATCTGCTGTCCATCACACCGCCGGGTGTGCGGGGCCGCgcagccccccccagcccagagGAGCAGATGTGCTCGGTGTGGAGGCACCGGCTCTTCTCCATGGAAAGAAACGCTGCACTTCGGTTGTTCGTTCTGTTCTCATGTCTGGGCTTCTCAGCATCTGTGGAACACACGCTTACCACAGTGGATGGCAG TTCACATGTAGTTTCAGATCAAGATTCTCTGCAAAGAACTG GTCGACGCTATGATGGTGGTGTGAAGCCAAAATTCAATGTAAATCAAGTGGCAATTGCACAG GTTGTCAGCTACAACTTGAGCAGAAAGGAACAGCTGGAAAGAGCATCCTGGAGGCCATTCACCCACAGCCACTACAGCCCTCTCAATGTCACAATTAACGGCATCCCTTGCATTCTCTTCTGGGCCAAGAGGATCATGATTAAGTTTGAAAACCACACACAGCTGGATTTGACAGAGAAGACATTTGGCGTCCATGCAACAGTGGATGTTGGAGATTCAAACTGCAGTGAAGACAATGCAAT GCTTTCTCTGAAGTTTGGTGATATTGGAAATCTAAAGGGACTTGTTATTAG attgttACTAACAACCAGCTATTACCAGCTGTCTGTTCAGAATTGGTTCAGCTTACAGAGACTGCAGCTTATTTACAACCACTCTGTACAAGCAACGTTTAATGCAACAAGAATATATGCACCAGCAAGTTACTCCTTCCACTGTGAACATGTGAGCAGCTTGCAGAGATATGATGCACTCCTGATACCGAGCTCTGCAAATGATGTTTCAAAGCTCTGGGAAGTTACTTTCATTGATTTCCAG aTTCAAGGTTTTAACATTCAAGAAGGACATTTTGCCTATGCAAAAGACTGTGCatcctttttctctccagcaATTCTTATGGGGTTGGTTATGTCGCTGATTCTGCTGCTGGTTCTCGCCTATGCTCTTCATATGTTGATCCACCTGAAATCTCTTGACAGGCACTACGAATGCAAAGCTTCTCCTGCCTATTTTGCACAAATGAAAGACAGTGACATGGGGGATGAGAAAGAGCCACTGAGAAGTAGTGGAAATGAATCGTATGAACTTAGAAGCCAGCAGTTTTGTAAAATCTATATCTAG
- the ATP6AP1L gene encoding V-type proton ATPase subunit S1-like protein precursor: protein MERNAALRLFVLFSCLGFSASVEHTLTTVDGSSHVVSDQDSLQRTGRRYDGGVKPKFNVNQVAIAQVVSYNLSRKEQLERASWRPFTHSHYSPLNVTINGIPCILFWAKRIMIKFENHTQLDLTEKTFGVHATVDVGDSNCSEDNAMLSLKFGDIGNLKGLVIRLLLTTSYYQLSVQNWFSLQRLQLIYNHSVQATFNATRIYAPASYSFHCEHVSSLQRYDALLIPSSANDVSKLWEVTFIDFQIQGFNIQEGHFAYAKDCASFFSPAILMGLVMSLILLLVLAYALHMLIHLKSLDRHYECKASPAYFAQMKDSDMGDEKEPLRSSGNESYELRSQQFCKIYI from the exons ATGGAAAGAAACGCTGCACTTCGGTTGTTCGTTCTGTTCTCATGTCTGGGCTTCTCAGCATCTGTGGAACACACGCTTACCACAGTGGATGGCAG TTCACATGTAGTTTCAGATCAAGATTCTCTGCAAAGAACTG GTCGACGCTATGATGGTGGTGTGAAGCCAAAATTCAATGTAAATCAAGTGGCAATTGCACAG GTTGTCAGCTACAACTTGAGCAGAAAGGAACAGCTGGAAAGAGCATCCTGGAGGCCATTCACCCACAGCCACTACAGCCCTCTCAATGTCACAATTAACGGCATCCCTTGCATTCTCTTCTGGGCCAAGAGGATCATGATTAAGTTTGAAAACCACACACAGCTGGATTTGACAGAGAAGACATTTGGCGTCCATGCAACAGTGGATGTTGGAGATTCAAACTGCAGTGAAGACAATGCAAT GCTTTCTCTGAAGTTTGGTGATATTGGAAATCTAAAGGGACTTGTTATTAG attgttACTAACAACCAGCTATTACCAGCTGTCTGTTCAGAATTGGTTCAGCTTACAGAGACTGCAGCTTATTTACAACCACTCTGTACAAGCAACGTTTAATGCAACAAGAATATATGCACCAGCAAGTTACTCCTTCCACTGTGAACATGTGAGCAGCTTGCAGAGATATGATGCACTCCTGATACCGAGCTCTGCAAATGATGTTTCAAAGCTCTGGGAAGTTACTTTCATTGATTTCCAG aTTCAAGGTTTTAACATTCAAGAAGGACATTTTGCCTATGCAAAAGACTGTGCatcctttttctctccagcaATTCTTATGGGGTTGGTTATGTCGCTGATTCTGCTGCTGGTTCTCGCCTATGCTCTTCATATGTTGATCCACCTGAAATCTCTTGACAGGCACTACGAATGCAAAGCTTCTCCTGCCTATTTTGCACAAATGAAAGACAGTGACATGGGGGATGAGAAAGAGCCACTGAGAAGTAGTGGAAATGAATCGTATGAACTTAGAAGCCAGCAGTTTTGTAAAATCTATATCTAG
- the RPS23 gene encoding 40S ribosomal protein S23 has product MGKCRGLRTARKLRSHRRDQKWHDKQYKKAHLGTALKANPFGGASHAKGIVLEKVGVEAKQPNSAIRKCVRVQLIKNGKKITAFVPNDGCLNFIEENDEVLVAGFGRKGHAVGDIPGVRFKVVKVANVSLLALYKGKKERPRS; this is encoded by the exons ATGG GGAAGTGCCGTGGTCTCCGCACCGCTCGCAAGCTGCGCAGCCACCGCCGCGACCAGAAGTGGCACGACAAGCAGTACAAGAAGGCGCATCTGGGCACGGCGCTGAAGGCCAACCCCTTCGGCGGCGCGTCCCACGCCAAGGGGATCGTCCTCGAGAAAGT TGGAGTAGAAGCTAAACAGCCCAACTCTGCTATCAGGAAGTGTGTGAGAGTCCAGCTCATCAAGAATGGCAAAAAAATAACAGCCTTTGTTCCTAATGATGGTTGCCTGAACTTCATTGAG gAAAACGATGAAGTGCTGGTTGCTGGTTTTGGTCGGAAGGGTCACGCCGTTGGTGACATTCCTGGAGTTCGCTTCAAGGTTGTCAAAGTAGCCAATGTTTCTCTGTTGGCCTTGTACAAGGGCAAGAAAGAGAGACCAAGATCATAA